A single Micromonospora luteifusca DNA region contains:
- a CDS encoding transglutaminaseTgpA domain-containing protein, with product MVTGAVRVLRAAIVPLALIGLTALAGVVLGRVYAGDLLTWLVIGAAVGSVLVSVAARRLPSWLVAPVSVAAMAGWTLWSLRLAAAHAELPGGLLEITADAARNGIPRLLTAMIPVEPTPDTVLVPVVAAWLTGLAGAEVALRAGRVLLGYLPAAGLYAAALYVVGPNAAPAVGATLAFVTVAAVGLAAPARTTPAGGDPTAELAPRVRAAVRLRLATSAALGVALVVGLVALLGPVLADQVDGRPVDPRRYVEPPQVQTLDENPLIRISGWALHPEQKLLDVSTERAAAQAGDTAPSAEPATEDRPAANDTGGASVRIRLAVLSDYDGVTWRVGATYRNAGRILPAATAPRDSTVRTVRQQVTVAELSGRLLPAVATPREVSGARVAYDQASGTLIRPEGLTPGLRYAVTSAEEHPDSNLLATANVPAGEEVARVLRVADGVPDPMRRLAAQLAEENGAPYARALAIEQFLSEHYRVVADAPSGHAYPNLGFFLYGPRNGGGQEGTSEQFAAAFAVLGRLSGLPTRVVVGFRARGQGPVLAGDAFAWPEVLFDGLGWVSFDPLPRPNEEPRPVEEDFRPTPEDPPPSEAPEPTVEPSASPEPVAAPAGPPGRDGVSTPVLVAGGSGGLLLLVGALLLTLLAMRRSLTRARLGWGDPGQRIAGAWREVTDALRLAGRPVGDDLAATEVAGHARQALAEARARRAGSDTDSSGGGDAAAGADVGGVDELAELLNRVGFAPDAATPDQATRAAEAASVYVATLRAARPWWRRVLWSTNPTPLRQAHHSPHHPKRPQR from the coding sequence GTGGTGACGGGCGCCGTGCGGGTGCTGCGGGCGGCGATCGTCCCGCTGGCGCTGATCGGGTTGACCGCGCTCGCCGGGGTGGTGCTCGGCCGGGTGTACGCGGGTGACCTGCTGACCTGGCTGGTCATCGGCGCGGCGGTCGGTTCGGTGCTGGTCAGCGTGGCCGCCCGGCGGCTGCCGTCCTGGCTGGTGGCACCGGTGTCGGTCGCCGCGATGGCCGGCTGGACACTCTGGTCGCTGCGGCTGGCCGCCGCTCACGCCGAGCTTCCCGGCGGCCTGCTGGAGATCACTGCGGACGCCGCTCGCAACGGCATTCCTCGGCTGCTCACCGCGATGATCCCGGTGGAGCCCACACCGGACACGGTGCTGGTGCCCGTCGTCGCCGCCTGGCTGACCGGGCTGGCCGGTGCGGAGGTGGCGCTGCGCGCCGGCCGGGTGCTGCTGGGCTACCTGCCGGCGGCGGGGCTCTACGCCGCCGCCCTCTACGTGGTCGGCCCGAATGCCGCCCCGGCGGTCGGGGCGACGCTGGCGTTCGTCACGGTCGCGGCGGTCGGCCTGGCAGCCCCCGCCAGGACGACACCGGCCGGCGGGGATCCGACCGCCGAGCTGGCTCCCCGGGTACGCGCGGCGGTGCGGCTCCGGCTGGCCACCAGCGCGGCGCTCGGGGTGGCCCTGGTGGTCGGGCTGGTCGCACTGCTCGGCCCGGTCCTCGCCGACCAGGTCGACGGTCGGCCGGTGGACCCGCGCCGGTACGTGGAACCACCGCAGGTGCAGACGCTCGACGAGAACCCGTTGATCCGGATCTCGGGCTGGGCGTTGCATCCGGAGCAGAAACTTCTCGATGTGAGCACGGAGCGTGCCGCTGCCCAGGCCGGCGACACCGCACCGAGCGCAGAGCCGGCCACCGAGGACAGGCCGGCGGCGAACGACACGGGCGGCGCGAGCGTCCGGATCCGGTTGGCGGTGCTCAGCGACTACGACGGGGTGACCTGGCGGGTCGGCGCGACGTACCGCAACGCCGGGCGGATCCTGCCGGCTGCCACAGCGCCGCGCGACAGCACGGTGCGGACGGTCCGCCAGCAGGTCACCGTGGCGGAGTTGAGCGGGCGGCTCCTGCCCGCCGTGGCGACACCCCGGGAGGTCAGCGGGGCGCGGGTGGCGTACGACCAGGCGAGCGGGACGTTGATCAGGCCGGAGGGGTTGACGCCGGGCCTGCGGTACGCGGTGACCTCTGCCGAGGAGCACCCGGACTCGAACCTGTTGGCGACGGCGAACGTACCGGCCGGTGAGGAGGTGGCCCGGGTACTGCGGGTCGCCGACGGGGTGCCCGACCCGATGCGTCGGCTGGCCGCGCAGCTCGCCGAGGAGAACGGCGCCCCGTACGCCCGGGCTCTGGCGATCGAGCAGTTCCTGTCCGAGCACTATCGGGTGGTGGCGGACGCGCCCAGCGGGCACGCGTACCCGAATCTGGGTTTCTTTCTTTACGGACCTCGGAACGGCGGCGGGCAGGAGGGCACCTCGGAGCAGTTCGCGGCGGCGTTCGCGGTGCTCGGCCGGCTGTCCGGGCTGCCGACCCGGGTGGTGGTGGGTTTCCGTGCTCGCGGGCAGGGGCCGGTGCTGGCCGGTGACGCGTTCGCCTGGCCGGAGGTGCTCTTCGACGGGTTGGGTTGGGTGTCGTTCGACCCGCTGCCTCGCCCGAACGAGGAGCCGAGGCCGGTGGAGGAGGATTTCCGCCCGACGCCGGAGGATCCGCCGCCGTCGGAGGCACCGGAGCCCACCGTGGAGCCGAGCGCGTCGCCGGAGCCGGTGGCCGCCCCCGCGGGGCCGCCCGGCCGTGACGGTGTGTCCACTCCGGTGCTCGTCGCCGGGGGCAGCGGTGGCCTGTTGCTGCTGGTAGGGGCGCTGCTGCTCACCCTGTTGGCGATGCGCCGCTCGCTCACCCGCGCCCGGCTCGGTTGGGGTGACCCCGGTCAGCGCATCGCTGGCGCCTGGCGGGAGGTCACCGACGCGCTGCGGCTGGCCGGCCGACCGGTCGGTGACGACCTGGCGGCAACCGAGGTGGCCGGGCACGCCCGCCAGGCCCTCGCCGAGGCCCGAGCCCGCCGAGCCGGCAGCGACACCGACAGCAGTGGTGGTGGTGATGCCGCCGCGGGTGCGGACGTCGGCGGCGTCGACGAGTTGGCGGAGCTGCTGAATCGGGTGGGCTTCGCCCCGGATGCGGCTACGCCGGACCAGGCGACCCGGGCCGCCGAGGCGGCCAGCGTCTACGTGGCCACCCTGCGGGCAGCGCGCCCCTGGTGGCGCCGCGTGCTCTGGTCAACCAACCCAACCCCCCTACGCCAAGCCCACCACTCCCCCCACCACCCCAAGCGGCCCCAGCGGTGA
- a CDS encoding SDR family oxidoreductase, with amino-acid sequence MNLTDRIVVVTGAGGGIGAALSRRFAAEGAAAIVVADLNAEAADAVAESIGPVAHAIALDVTDEEQVRALVADTEERYGRIDLFCANAGVTTGGGVEVDDTGWDRAWRVNVLAHVYSARAVLPGMLARGGGHLLHTCSAAGVLTAVGDAAYTATKHASVGFAEWLAITYRDRGIRVSALCPQGVDTPMLADGIAEGHLGARVVAASGAVLTPDQVADAAIAGLAEERFLILPHPEVADYARRRAEDPDGWQAGMRKLIRRLTP; translated from the coding sequence GTGAACCTCACCGACCGGATCGTGGTGGTCACCGGTGCCGGCGGCGGCATCGGGGCCGCGCTGTCGCGTCGCTTCGCCGCCGAGGGTGCCGCCGCCATCGTGGTCGCCGACCTGAACGCCGAAGCGGCGGACGCGGTGGCCGAGAGCATCGGCCCGGTCGCGCACGCCATCGCACTCGACGTCACCGACGAGGAGCAGGTCCGCGCGCTGGTCGCCGACACCGAGGAACGGTACGGCCGAATCGACCTGTTCTGCGCCAACGCGGGCGTGACCACCGGCGGGGGAGTGGAGGTCGACGACACCGGCTGGGACCGAGCGTGGCGGGTCAACGTGCTCGCCCACGTCTACTCGGCCCGGGCGGTGCTGCCCGGAATGCTCGCACGGGGCGGCGGCCACCTGCTGCACACCTGCTCGGCGGCGGGTGTGCTGACCGCGGTGGGTGACGCCGCGTACACCGCGACGAAGCACGCCTCGGTGGGGTTCGCCGAGTGGCTGGCCATCACCTACCGGGACCGGGGCATCCGGGTCAGCGCGCTCTGCCCCCAGGGCGTGGACACCCCGATGCTCGCCGACGGGATCGCCGAGGGCCACCTCGGCGCCCGGGTGGTCGCCGCGTCCGGTGCGGTGCTCACCCCGGACCAGGTCGCCGACGCGGCCATCGCCGGGCTGGCCGAGGAGCGTTTCCTGATCCTGCCGCACCCGGAGGTCGCCGACTACGCGCGCCGCCGCGCCGAGGACCCGGACGGCTGGCAGGCCGGCATGCGCAAACTCATCCGCCGCCTGACCCCCTAA
- a CDS encoding LLM class F420-dependent oxidoreductase, with translation MTVPLGGLALTDHDAGYAALDRAGFTDVWSSEVAGTDAFTPLALAAAWQPRLRLGTAITPVFTRGPGLLAMSAAALAEAAPGRFSLGIGASSPVLVQDWNSVPFHEPFRRTRDMLRFLRAALHGETVDEAYDTFTVRRFTLERPPAVPPPILLAALRPRMLRLAGAEADGVILNWLSADDVPRALAELGERRAGFEVAARIFVCPTEDATYARALGRRLITSYLTVGAYAEFHRWLGRDKALAPMWEAWAAGDRRGASAAVPDDVVDALVLHGSPQRCRAEVRRYADAGVDVPVLALLPTPEVTAGGTTALLTLIAQLGADPTGASA, from the coding sequence ATGACGGTACCGCTCGGTGGCCTCGCATTGACCGACCATGACGCCGGCTACGCGGCCCTCGACCGGGCCGGGTTCACCGACGTCTGGTCGTCCGAGGTCGCCGGGACCGACGCGTTCACCCCGCTGGCGCTCGCCGCGGCGTGGCAGCCCCGGCTGCGGCTGGGCACCGCGATCACGCCGGTCTTCACCCGGGGCCCGGGGCTGCTGGCGATGAGCGCGGCGGCGTTGGCCGAGGCCGCGCCGGGCCGGTTCTCGCTCGGCATCGGCGCGTCCTCACCGGTGCTCGTGCAGGACTGGAACTCCGTGCCGTTCCACGAGCCGTTCCGGCGGACCCGCGACATGCTGCGTTTCCTGCGCGCCGCGCTGCATGGGGAGACCGTCGACGAGGCCTACGACACGTTCACCGTGCGCCGGTTCACGCTGGAACGACCACCAGCGGTGCCGCCACCGATCCTGCTCGCCGCGCTGCGCCCGCGGATGCTCCGGCTGGCCGGCGCGGAGGCCGACGGGGTCATCCTCAACTGGCTCAGCGCCGACGACGTGCCGCGCGCCCTCGCCGAGCTGGGCGAGCGGCGTGCCGGCTTCGAGGTCGCCGCCCGAATCTTCGTCTGCCCCACCGAGGACGCCACCTACGCCCGCGCGTTGGGCCGCCGGCTCATCACCAGCTACCTCACCGTCGGAGCGTACGCCGAGTTCCACCGCTGGCTCGGCCGCGACAAAGCCCTGGCGCCGATGTGGGAGGCCTGGGCCGCCGGAGACCGGCGCGGCGCCAGCGCGGCAGTGCCGGACGACGTGGTCGACGCCCTGGTGCTGCACGGCTCACCCCAGCGGTGCCGCGCCGAGGTGCGCCGCTATGCCGACGCCGGCGTGGATGTGCCGGTGCTCGCGCTGCTGCCCACCCCGGAGGTGACCGCCGGCGGCACGACCGCGCTGCTCACCCTCATCGCCCAACTGGGCGCCGACCCCACAGGAGCGTCCGCGTGA
- a CDS encoding DUF1028 domain-containing protein — protein sequence MTFSLVARSADGRLHGVAVASKFLAAGALVPAAAAEVGALATQAHVNLAYRPQGLTLLRTGVAAADVVAGLVAADPEREHRQLGVVGVSGSGASWTGPACHPWAGGRTGDGWAAQGNVLTGPEVVDALGDAWLAGSALPFAERLVAALRAGDEAGGDRRGRQSAGLLVVQRGGGYAGGSDVLVDLRVDDHPDPVAELSRLLTVHTMLFSRPDPATLLDLSGAVAEEVAALLGALGHSVADDGTEAALISWAGLENLEERLVPGRIDPVVLTHLRGVAPHVPAPRSAS from the coding sequence GTGACCTTCTCGCTCGTCGCCCGCTCCGCCGACGGCCGCCTGCATGGCGTCGCCGTCGCCAGCAAGTTCCTCGCCGCCGGTGCGCTGGTGCCGGCCGCCGCCGCCGAGGTCGGCGCACTGGCCACCCAGGCGCACGTCAACCTCGCCTACCGCCCGCAGGGCCTCACCCTGCTGCGTACCGGGGTGGCCGCCGCCGACGTGGTGGCCGGGCTGGTCGCCGCCGACCCCGAGCGGGAGCACCGCCAGCTCGGCGTGGTGGGGGTCAGCGGTTCGGGCGCCAGTTGGACCGGGCCGGCCTGCCATCCGTGGGCGGGCGGGCGGACCGGCGACGGCTGGGCCGCGCAGGGCAACGTGCTCACCGGCCCGGAGGTCGTCGACGCACTGGGTGACGCCTGGCTGGCCGGGTCGGCGCTGCCGTTCGCCGAGCGGCTCGTCGCCGCGCTGCGGGCCGGCGACGAGGCCGGCGGCGACCGGCGGGGCCGGCAGAGCGCCGGCCTGCTGGTGGTCCAGCGTGGCGGAGGGTACGCCGGCGGCAGCGATGTGCTGGTGGATCTTCGGGTGGACGACCACCCGGACCCGGTCGCCGAGTTGAGTCGGCTGCTCACCGTGCACACGATGCTGTTCAGCCGACCTGACCCGGCCACCCTGCTCGACCTGAGCGGCGCGGTCGCCGAGGAGGTGGCCGCCCTGCTCGGCGCGCTGGGCCATTCGGTGGCGGACGACGGGACCGAGGCGGCGTTGATCTCCTGGGCCGGGCTGGAGAACCTGGAGGAGCGGCTCGTGCCGGGGCGGATCGACCCGGTGGTGTTGACGCACCTGCGCGGCGTCGCCCCGCACGTCCCCGCCCCCCGCTCCGCGAGCTGA
- a CDS encoding maleylpyruvate isomerase N-terminal domain-containing protein produces the protein MIESLDARSLRDPVRVAFSAECAQLTEILAELVDADLDRPTDCPPWTVRELIAHIRTGVGRLADMLAAPAPPRPEVDAAGYFGRAKFTAQVDADRIAGGRQDALQVDRAALATELDRAWRTTDAAIAAAPTDRVVRTRHGDAMLLTEFLRTRVVEVGVHGLDLAAALGRPPWLTPQASAVIADLLTGGEPTPAGLRWDELTLIRKTTGRAALTAPEQAAIDAAGFRWLAFGR, from the coding sequence ATGATCGAGAGCCTGGATGCCCGCAGCCTGAGGGACCCCGTCCGCGTAGCGTTCTCCGCCGAGTGCGCGCAGCTCACCGAGATCCTGGCCGAGTTGGTCGACGCCGACCTCGACCGACCCACCGACTGCCCGCCGTGGACTGTCCGGGAGTTGATCGCCCACATCCGCACCGGAGTGGGCCGGCTGGCCGACATGCTCGCCGCGCCGGCCCCGCCACGCCCTGAGGTGGACGCCGCGGGCTACTTCGGCAGGGCGAAGTTCACCGCGCAGGTGGACGCCGACCGGATCGCCGGTGGCCGGCAGGACGCGCTACAGGTGGACCGAGCAGCGCTGGCGACCGAGTTGGACCGGGCCTGGCGGACCACCGACGCGGCGATCGCCGCCGCGCCGACCGATCGGGTGGTACGCACCCGGCACGGCGACGCGATGCTCCTCACCGAGTTCCTGCGGACCCGGGTCGTCGAGGTGGGTGTGCACGGTCTGGACCTGGCCGCCGCGCTGGGCCGGCCGCCATGGCTCACCCCGCAGGCGTCTGCGGTGATCGCCGACCTGCTCACCGGCGGCGAGCCGACACCGGCCGGGCTGCGCTGGGACGAGCTGACCCTGATCCGCAAGACCACCGGCCGAGCGGCGTTGACCGCCCCCGAACAGGCCGCGATCGACGCCGCCGGCTTCCGCTGGCTTGCCTTCGGCCGCTGA
- a CDS encoding phosphatase PAP2 family protein: MRMRATARGWTAVWLVVLALVQAAAFVAVWRVAVHTGIGQWVDTVALTGNRIGQDTIDGPVNRILNAMSVVSLLAATAMIGFIALIRGRIALAITATLLIAGANLSTQLLKHGLTRPDYGLDPERVAVGNSLPSGHTTVAASVAVALVLVLPAKVRAVGAFLAAGYAAVAGVATLSAGWHRPSDAVAAYLVVGVWAAMAGLVLLITQREQAEVAPGDAHRIAALVLGVGGVLALVACGLALAWLVDLRDTGPDDLARRPLFIGYAGSAAGIAGTMAVVMALVLTVVHRLVPRVKG, translated from the coding sequence GTGCGGATGCGCGCGACGGCACGGGGTTGGACCGCGGTCTGGTTGGTCGTACTGGCCCTCGTCCAGGCGGCCGCCTTCGTCGCCGTGTGGCGGGTGGCCGTGCACACCGGGATCGGCCAGTGGGTGGACACGGTGGCGCTCACCGGCAACCGGATCGGGCAGGACACCATCGACGGCCCCGTCAACCGGATCCTCAACGCGATGTCGGTGGTCTCCCTGCTGGCCGCCACCGCGATGATCGGGTTCATCGCGCTGATCCGGGGACGGATCGCCCTGGCCATCACCGCGACCCTGCTGATCGCCGGAGCGAACCTCTCGACCCAGTTGCTGAAGCACGGCCTGACCCGGCCCGACTACGGCCTCGACCCGGAGCGCGTCGCCGTGGGCAACAGCCTGCCCAGCGGGCACACCACGGTGGCCGCGTCGGTGGCCGTCGCGCTGGTGCTCGTGCTGCCGGCCAAGGTGCGGGCGGTCGGTGCCTTCCTCGCCGCCGGCTACGCCGCCGTCGCCGGAGTCGCCACCCTCTCCGCCGGCTGGCACCGGCCCAGCGACGCGGTCGCCGCGTACCTGGTGGTGGGTGTCTGGGCGGCGATGGCCGGGCTGGTCCTGCTGATCACCCAGCGGGAGCAGGCCGAGGTCGCCCCCGGCGACGCGCACCGCATCGCGGCGCTGGTGCTCGGCGTCGGCGGTGTGCTTGCCCTGGTCGCCTGCGGACTGGCACTGGCCTGGCTGGTCGACCTGCGCGACACCGGGCCGGACGACCTCGCCCGCCGACCACTGTTCATCGGGTACGCGGGCAGCGCCGCCGGCATCGCCGGCACGATGGCGGTGGTGATGGCGTTGGTGCTCACCGTCGTGCACCGGCTGGTGCCCAGGGTCAAGGGCTGA
- a CDS encoding DUF3159 domain-containing protein encodes MPAEPGPGARARTESLAELLGGRGGAIDATLPPLAFAAGWLLGGESLWGGVGAALAVGAAVAGVRLSRGDRPRSVLIGLLAVCVAALIAVRTGRAEDFFLIQVLSNAASALAWAVSIIVRWPLLGVLVGAVLGQRTRWRRDRALRRAYGRASWVWTATYVLRLAVFVPLYLSGQVLALVVARVALTWPLVAAALALSWVVLRRSLPDGHPGLRHPVTEDPAAAPR; translated from the coding sequence GTGCCCGCCGAGCCGGGGCCTGGAGCGCGGGCGCGGACCGAGTCGCTGGCGGAGCTGCTGGGCGGGCGGGGCGGTGCCATCGACGCCACCCTGCCGCCGCTGGCGTTCGCGGCCGGTTGGCTGCTGGGCGGCGAGTCGCTCTGGGGCGGGGTCGGCGCGGCGCTGGCCGTGGGCGCGGCGGTGGCCGGCGTACGGCTGTCCCGCGGTGATCGGCCGCGTTCGGTGCTGATCGGTCTGTTGGCCGTCTGCGTCGCGGCGCTGATCGCGGTGCGCACCGGCCGGGCCGAGGACTTCTTTCTCATTCAGGTGCTCTCCAACGCGGCCAGCGCACTCGCCTGGGCGGTCAGCATCATCGTGCGCTGGCCACTACTCGGTGTGTTGGTCGGCGCGGTGCTGGGGCAGCGCACCCGGTGGCGGCGTGACCGGGCGTTGAGGCGCGCGTACGGCCGGGCCAGTTGGGTGTGGACGGCGACGTACGTGCTGCGGCTCGCGGTGTTCGTGCCGTTGTACCTCAGTGGGCAGGTGCTCGCACTGGTGGTGGCCCGGGTGGCCCTGACCTGGCCGCTGGTCGCCGCGGCGCTGGCACTGAGCTGGGTGGTGCTGCGGCGGTCGTTGCCGGACGGGCACCCGGGTCTGCGTCATCCGGTCACTGAGGACCCGGCCGCGGCGCCTCGCTGA
- a CDS encoding glycoside hydrolase family 48 protein: MARRRRVAMIAAAVLAIGGVTLPAGAAQAAPACDVVYATNDWNTGFTANVTIKNLGDAVSSWTLKWTFPNSSQRVTQGWSAKFSQSGSEVTATNESYNGNLGTGASTTIGFNGAHSGSNPKPTSFTLNGTPCNGTPANQPPTVSLGLPTGPFTAPADVPLTATASDPDGTISKVEFYRNGLLINTDTSAPYAYTQEDLPAGSYTVQAKAYDNANGIGVDEKAFTVTAASGPTLVATPSAVSVTEGGTATFNLKLSAAPTANVPVTLARTGDTDVTVSPATATLTPSNWNTGITVTLAAAEDTDTAGGAATITASATGLASLAVTATEIDNDTPGGDNAYLAKFLEQYGKIKNSGYFSPEGVPYHSVETLIVEAPDHGHETTSEAFSFWLWLEANYGRVTQNWAPFNNAWTVMEKYIIPTHADQPTAGSAGTPQYAAEYNLPSQYPSALNPNISVGQDPLRAELQSTYGTGDIYGMHWLMDVDNTYGFGRCGDGTTKPAYINTFQRGTQESVWETVPQPSCDTFKHGGQYGYLDLFVKDTGAPAKQWKYTNAPDADARAVQAAYWALTWAKAQNKQADVAATVAKAAKMGDYLRYAMFDKYFKKIGNCVGASTCPAGSGKDSAHYLLSWYYAWGGAYDASQNWSWRIGSSHNHFGYQNPFAAWALTNTPELKPQSSTAVADWTKSFERQLEFYTWLQSSEGGIAGGATNSWDGSYAQPPAGTSTFYGMFYDVDPVYNDPPSNQWFGMQAWSMQRIAELYLQTGNAKAKALLDKWVPWAIANTTLGTNWSIPSDMAWTGQPTTWNPSSPQPNTNLHVEVTTKGQDVGVTAAYARTLIAYAAKSGNLAAKNTAKGLLDALTAASDAKGVSTTEKRGDYRRFDDVYNASTGQGLYVPSGWTGKMPNGDAIAAGKSFLDIRSFYKNDPDWPKVQAYLNGGAEPSFNYHRFWAQADVAMAYADYGSLFPNG; this comes from the coding sequence CTGGCACGACGCCGTCGAGTGGCGATGATCGCTGCCGCCGTGCTCGCCATCGGCGGGGTGACCCTGCCCGCCGGCGCCGCACAGGCCGCACCCGCCTGCGACGTGGTCTACGCGACCAACGACTGGAACACCGGCTTCACCGCGAACGTCACCATCAAGAACCTGGGTGACGCGGTCAGCAGCTGGACGCTCAAGTGGACCTTCCCGAACAGCAGCCAGCGGGTCACCCAGGGCTGGTCGGCCAAGTTCAGCCAGTCCGGCAGCGAGGTCACCGCGACCAACGAGTCGTACAACGGCAACCTTGGCACCGGGGCCTCCACCACCATCGGCTTCAACGGCGCCCACTCGGGCAGCAACCCGAAGCCGACCTCGTTCACCCTCAACGGCACCCCCTGCAACGGCACCCCGGCCAACCAGCCGCCGACGGTCTCCCTCGGCCTGCCGACCGGGCCGTTCACCGCGCCGGCCGACGTGCCGCTGACCGCCACCGCCAGCGATCCGGACGGGACGATCAGCAAGGTCGAGTTCTACCGCAACGGCCTGCTGATCAACACCGACACCTCCGCTCCGTACGCCTACACGCAGGAGGACCTGCCGGCCGGCAGCTACACCGTGCAGGCCAAGGCGTACGACAACGCCAACGGCATCGGGGTCGACGAGAAGGCGTTCACGGTCACCGCCGCAAGCGGCCCGACGCTGGTCGCCACGCCGTCCGCGGTGAGCGTCACCGAGGGTGGCACCGCCACCTTCAACCTGAAGCTCAGCGCCGCGCCGACGGCCAACGTGCCGGTCACCCTCGCCCGCACCGGCGACACCGACGTCACGGTCTCGCCGGCCACCGCCACGCTGACGCCGAGCAACTGGAACACCGGGATCACCGTCACCCTCGCCGCGGCGGAGGACACCGACACCGCCGGCGGCGCCGCCACCATCACCGCCTCCGCCACCGGTCTCGCCTCGCTGGCGGTCACCGCCACCGAGATCGACAACGACACCCCCGGCGGCGACAACGCCTACCTGGCGAAGTTCCTCGAGCAGTACGGCAAGATCAAGAACTCGGGCTACTTCAGCCCCGAGGGCGTGCCGTACCACTCGGTGGAGACGCTGATCGTCGAGGCGCCCGACCACGGGCACGAGACCACCTCGGAGGCGTTCAGCTTCTGGCTCTGGCTGGAGGCGAACTACGGACGGGTCACCCAGAACTGGGCGCCGTTCAACAATGCCTGGACGGTGATGGAGAAGTACATCATCCCGACGCACGCCGACCAGCCCACCGCGGGCTCCGCCGGCACCCCGCAGTACGCCGCGGAGTACAACCTGCCCAGCCAGTACCCCTCGGCGCTGAACCCGAACATCTCGGTCGGGCAGGACCCGCTCCGCGCGGAGTTGCAGTCCACCTACGGCACCGGCGACATCTACGGCATGCACTGGCTGATGGACGTCGACAACACCTACGGCTTCGGCCGCTGCGGTGACGGCACCACCAAGCCGGCCTACATCAACACCTTCCAGCGGGGCACCCAGGAGTCGGTGTGGGAGACCGTCCCGCAGCCGTCCTGCGACACCTTCAAGCACGGCGGTCAGTACGGCTACCTCGACCTGTTCGTCAAGGACACCGGCGCCCCCGCCAAGCAGTGGAAGTACACCAACGCCCCGGACGCCGACGCCCGCGCCGTGCAGGCCGCGTACTGGGCGCTGACCTGGGCCAAGGCGCAGAACAAGCAGGCCGACGTCGCCGCCACCGTGGCCAAGGCCGCCAAGATGGGTGACTACCTGCGGTACGCGATGTTCGACAAGTACTTCAAGAAGATCGGCAACTGCGTCGGGGCCAGCACCTGCCCCGCCGGCAGCGGCAAGGACTCGGCGCACTACCTCCTGTCCTGGTACTACGCCTGGGGTGGCGCCTACGACGCCAGCCAGAACTGGTCCTGGCGGATCGGCTCCAGCCACAACCACTTCGGCTACCAGAACCCGTTCGCGGCCTGGGCGCTGACCAACACCCCGGAGCTCAAGCCGCAGTCGTCGACCGCGGTCGCCGACTGGACCAAGAGCTTCGAACGGCAGCTGGAGTTCTACACCTGGCTGCAGTCCTCCGAGGGCGGCATCGCCGGTGGCGCCACCAACAGCTGGGACGGCAGCTACGCCCAGCCACCGGCCGGCACCAGCACCTTCTACGGCATGTTCTACGACGTCGACCCGGTCTACAACGACCCGCCGTCGAACCAATGGTTCGGCATGCAGGCCTGGTCGATGCAGCGGATCGCCGAGCTGTACCTGCAGACCGGCAACGCGAAAGCGAAGGCGCTGCTGGACAAGTGGGTGCCCTGGGCGATCGCCAACACCACCCTCGGCACCAACTGGTCGATCCCGTCGGACATGGCGTGGACCGGTCAGCCGACCACCTGGAACCCCTCCAGCCCGCAGCCCAACACCAACCTGCACGTCGAGGTCACCACCAAGGGCCAGGACGTCGGCGTCACCGCCGCCTACGCCCGGACCCTGATCGCGTACGCGGCCAAGTCGGGCAACCTGGCGGCCAAGAACACCGCCAAGGGGCTGCTCGACGCGCTCACCGCCGCCAGCGACGCCAAGGGTGTCTCCACCACCGAAAAGCGCGGCGACTACCGGCGCTTCGACGACGTCTACAACGCGTCCACCGGGCAGGGCCTCTACGTCCCGTCGGGCTGGACCGGGAAGATGCCGAACGGCGACGCCATCGCCGCCGGCAAGAGCTTCCTCGACATCCGGTCCTTCTACAAGAACGACCCGGACTGGCCCAAGGTGCAGGCGTACCTGAACGGTGGTGCGGAGCCCAGCTTCAACTACCACCGATTCTGGGCACAGGCGGACGTCGCCATGGCGTACGCCGACTACGGCAGCCTGTTCCCGAACGGCTGA